From the Williamwhitmania sp. genome, the window CGCTGAGCTGTTTTAAGACCAATTCCCTTAACTGACTTAATTCTGTTTATATCATCAGAGAGAATGGCAATCCGAAGCTCATCCGGGGAAAGCGAGGAGAGCATCATGCGTGCCGTATTGGACCCAATTCCAGAAACGCTAATCAGATGACGAAACAACTCACGCTCCGCTTTCTCAAAAAAGCCAAACATTGTGTGGGCGTCTTCGCGGATTGCTAGGTGAATATAGAGCATCGCACTCTTTGCGCTGCCAAGGCAGGAAAAAGTATGTAGCGATATGTTGATAAAATATCCAACCCCACCAGTTTCAACTACTGCATAGGTCGGGGTAAGCTCCACAAGCTCCCCTTTTATAAAATCATACATGGTAAATCTTCAGTGCTTTAGTGCATGCGTATGCAAAGATATGTATTCTGGTAACACACAGCTATAGAATGTTAAAAAACGAAGTTTGCCGCGTCAAAATGGCGACGACATTGCCTATATAGCTGCACGTTACTCCATACTGCAACGCTGTGATAAACTTTAATTGCTAGCTCGCTGGAATTATCACCTAACAGGCTCCACATCGTACCCCGCTATTCGAAGAAGCGCAATAACTCCTTCGTTGCCACCGAGGTGTCCAGCCCCAACAGCAAAAAAGCAAGGATAATCCGCAGCCATCTTGACCATTTGCGGAACCCAATTGCGATTTCTCTCCTTTAGCAATAACTCATCAAAGTTCTTAAAATCATTGGAGGTTTCAAGCATATAGGTGTATATCTTCTCAACATCCTGACTCTCGTATGCCTTCAGCAACATGTCGTACTCGTGCTTCGATTTATCATAATCGGTTATCCCCTCTACCAGCATCTGTGCCTGTTGAGCCAGTGGTATTTTATCGATGTAGCTAAGTTGCTCCTGAACGGTTTCTAACCCCAAAACTTCCATGCCCAAGTCGGTAGCCAACCCTACCAGCATCCCCTCATACGATGCTGGATTCTGGCCAATTAATTTTGGGAGCATAAATGAGGAGAGCATGAGCGGCTTAACCTTCGAAACAGCACTTATTGGTATGTTAAGTGAATCAGCGAAAAACTTTTCCACAATTTCGTAGTCCGATGGTGATAAAATTTGCTCAATGCTGCTGTCAGGCATCAACATTCCTTGCTGTAACTTTCCCATCATAGTAGGGTCGTCCATGTCAATTTCGAGTACTAGTTTCTGACACTCGGCCAGCTTACTTTTAAGCGAATCGGGCAGAAAAAATCTTTCCTGAGGGAGGGCGTGAATGGTTCCAAAGAGAAAGGATGCATGTTTCAATCCATTTCCACTAATTCGCCAGAGCAGCGATGAATGCACCTCCTCCTGTCCAAACGTGATAAGATACGGTGCTAAAAGAAGTGTTGTTAGCCCCATCTTTCCAACCATTTTCATTATATTAGTTTTCATTGAAAAATTCCATCGTTTTTCACTGCATTTACTAGTTGG encodes:
- a CDS encoding TraB/GumN family protein codes for the protein MKTNIMKMVGKMGLTTLLLAPYLITFGQEEVHSSLLWRISGNGLKHASFLFGTIHALPQERFFLPDSLKSKLAECQKLVLEIDMDDPTMMGKLQQGMLMPDSSIEQILSPSDYEIVEKFFADSLNIPISAVSKVKPLMLSSFMLPKLIGQNPASYEGMLVGLATDLGMEVLGLETVQEQLSYIDKIPLAQQAQMLVEGITDYDKSKHEYDMLLKAYESQDVEKIYTYMLETSNDFKNFDELLLKERNRNWVPQMVKMAADYPCFFAVGAGHLGGNEGVIALLRIAGYDVEPVR
- the ruvA gene encoding Holliday junction branch migration protein RuvA — protein: MYDFIKGELVELTPTYAVVETGGVGYFINISLHTFSCLGSAKSAMLYIHLAIREDAHTMFGFFEKAERELFRHLISVSGIGSNTARMMLSSLSPDELRIAILSDDINRIKSVKGIGLKTAQRVVIDLKDKLGKEPITGEIFAFANNTVRDEALSALVMLGFAKAPAQKVVDALLSSKREISVEELIKLSLKQL